The nucleotide window TTGCGCTGACATACATTCTCGACCAGGAAAACTCTATCAAATCTTCTTACGACAGGACTGTCCAGTACCTGCACCTTCTTTCAAATTCGACTTCGACTAATCCGAGCGATCTGTGGGTTCCGAGCACAAATAATGTTCCGCCGGAGTATGCGGACCAGGTTGACATCGGATATTTCAAGAACTTCGACAACAACCAATATGAATCTTCGCTCGTTCTTTACTACAAATTAATGCGCAACCTGATCGATTACCGGAACGGCGCCGACTTGCAGCTTAATCCGGTTGTCGAGTCTCTTCTGTTATATGGGACGGGATGGAGCTACGGTGCAGAATTACTCGTTAAGAAAAAAATCGGGCCAATCGCTGGGTGGCTTTCTTACACACTTTCGCGAACGGAAGAAAAGTTCGCGCAGATAAACAACGGGAATCCGTTCCCTGCAACGCAGGACCGGACTCATGCCTTTTCAGCCGTCGTCACATATGACTTAAACGACACGTGGACATTTGGTGCGACCTGGGTTTATTATGCCGGCAACGCGGTTACTTTCCCGAGCGGCAACTACATGATCGACGGACGACTTGTGCCATATTATACTTCAAAGAACGGTTATCGAATGCCGGCATATAACAGACTCGATCTGTCGGCAACATGGACGATCAACCAACATTCAAACTTGAACTTCTCGATCTACAATGCCTACAATCGCCAGAACGCGTACTCCATCACCTTCCGGCAAAACCCGGACAATCCAAACGAGACACAGGCGGTGCAGACCACGATATTCCCTATCATGCCATCAATAACTTATAATTTTAATTTTTAGAATTACATCATGACTCGCAGACACGATCGAATATTATTTCTGTTGCTCCTGCTCTTCAGTCTCTCTTCCTGTCAAAAAGTCATCTCCATCGACCTCAACCAGACAAGCCCGCAGATAGTGATTGAAGGACTCGTGAACGACCAGGGCGGAATGGATTCCGTCGTGATAAATATGACGGGAGATTACTTCACGCCTTCCTTATACTTTCAACCGATAACAAACGCAACGGTAGTAATTTCAGACAATGCCGGCGATGTCGACACTCTGAGGCAGGATTCTGCAAACGGGGTTTATTATTCCTTGAGGCCCGACGGCGCACCGGGGATAACATACTCGTTGAAAGTAATTGCAAATGGAAAGGAATATGACGCTGTCTCCACGATGCCTCGGAAGGTAGACATAGATTCCTTCTATGCCCAACCTTCAGCCAGTCTGTTCGGCGAATCGGGCTACGATTTTTACGTGGTGTTCAAAGATCCCCCTCAGTCCGGAAATTATTATCGCATCATACCGCATGTGAATTCTATTCCGCCTGATTCAATCAGAGGCGGACGAGGCGGAATCTTCATAGCCGACGATGAGTTTACAAATGGAAATG belongs to Candidatus Acidiferrales bacterium and includes:
- a CDS encoding DUF4249 domain-containing protein, which encodes MTRRHDRILFLLLLLFSLSSCQKVISIDLNQTSPQIVIEGLVNDQGGMDSVVINMTGDYFTPSLYFQPITNATVVISDNAGDVDTLRQDSANGVYYSLRPDGAPGITYSLKVIANGKEYDAVSTMPRKVDIDSFYAQPSASLFGESGYDFYVVFKDPPQSGNYYRIIPHVNSIPPDSIRGGRGGIFIADDEFTNGNEITFRFGIRTDRNDNSAKIGPGDTVKVDLLSIDKATYDYLYTLRNVIAADQSPTSLSPANPNTNLTNGSVGYFSAYAMDSRTIILR